The Shinella zoogloeoides genome contains the following window.
CATCGTTTTCCATCACCGGCACGAGGCGGACGCCGCCTCTCCCTTCGACTACGAAGCCGCGCAGACCATCGCGCTCGGCAAGGATTGCCTGACCCTCTCGCTCGACATCGTCAACCGCGCGGCCGGCACGCTCCCCTATGGCCTCGGCTTCCACCCGTATTTCCCCCGGACACCCGCCGTCCGCCTCTTCGCCAGCGCCGGACGCTACGCCCCCGAACGCGAGCTTCACCTGCCGGCCCAATCCGAGCCGGTCCCGCACGATCTCGATTTCTCCGCCGGTGCGCCGCTGCCCGCGCGCTGGTTGAACAACGCCTTCGACGGCTGGGACAGCGCGGCAGACATCGAATACCCGGAAACCGGCCTCATCCTCTCGCTCGAGGCCGACGACACATTCCGCTTCTTCACCCTCTACGCCCCCGCGCCCGAGGCCGGCTTCTTCTGCTTCGAACCCATGACGCACCGGCCGAACGCCCATAACGCCCCGGACACCGACGGCCTCGTCCCGCTCGCGCCGGGAG
Protein-coding sequences here:
- a CDS encoding aldose 1-epimerase, whose translation is MAGDVIRLEADGLAVEASPLGGAILSAYWHGIPVLAPTPSPGLASTMLGAEACFPLVPFGNRIENNGFRFEARDHVLLPNTADPLVLHGDGWLRRWTLAERTPHRIVFHHRHEADAASPFDYEAAQTIALGKDCLTLSLDIVNRAAGTLPYGLGFHPYFPRTPAVRLFASAGRYAPERELHLPAQSEPVPHDLDFSAGAPLPARWLNNAFDGWDSAADIEYPETGLILSLEADDTFRFFTLYAPAPEAGFFCFEPMTHRPNAHNAPDTDGLVPLAPGERLAGTLTIRCRRGEA